One region of Primulina tabacum isolate GXHZ01 chromosome 1, ASM2559414v2, whole genome shotgun sequence genomic DNA includes:
- the LOC142543018 gene encoding coronatine-insensitive protein 1-like — translation MQGESPGSKSESGCWVGDESTRIGLIRIFLDKESPFWNPPLDSFVGYLSGFCWKLKSLNLCGCVKAASDRALKAIGSNYNNLQSLILGWCDRVCDEGVKSLARGCPGLRALDLCGCVLITFCRINQEPLLQSISI, via the exons ATGCAAGGAGAATCTCCTGGATCTAAATCCGAATCCGGATGTTGGGTGGGTGACGAATCTACTCGAATAGGTTTGATTCGAATATTTCTGGATAAGGAATCGCCATTTTGGAATCCACCTCT TGATTCTTTTGTGGGATATTTATCCGGGTTTTGCTGGAAGTTAAAATCTTTGAATCTTTGTGGATGTGTGAAGGCAGCATCTGATAGGGCTTTGAAG GCGATTGGATCCAACTATAATAATTTGCAATCATTGATTCTTGGATGGTGTGATCGTGTTTGTGACGAAGGGGTAAAGAGTTTAGCACGTGGTTGCCCTGGCCTCAGAGCTCTTGACTTGTGTGGATGTGTTTTAATAACAT TTTGCAGGATCAATCAAGAACCATTATTAcaatcaatctcaatatga
- the LOC142543010 gene encoding 5-OH-xanthotoxin synthase-like yields MYFVLLVLSFTIIFLFNLFKPRNPKKTTPFPPGPKGLPLIGNLLEIDTVHPHIYLHELAKKYGPLMSLRFGFRPTIVISSARVAKIALKNNDLALAGRPPLIGLQKYSYNGKDIAFSNYDETWREMRKLSVIHLFSVKQVVSFLPIRKNEVSHMIKDMRKRSNSSEVINLSQAAFFLTNRIICRAGFGKEYDELGKRKFGQVFKEAQKLSKAFCFGDYFPLLGWIDKLTGIISRLDKNVRDLDIFFEELIEDHLDPNRPESMKGDILDLMIKLKQGQEASVPIEWENIKGILMNVFIGGTDTSASSIVWAMTALIKKPQAMKKAQEEVRNIVGAKGNVDEDDIQNLPYLKAIIKEVLRLFPPIPISVPRETMEKCTIDGYEIPEKTMAYVNFHAIALDPEYWENPTEFMPDRFLNSTIDYKGQDFGFLPFGSGRRGCPGMNFGIATVELALANLLYSLDWELPHGMKEEDVDMEVSPGITTSKKNDLCLVGKCYKYKN; encoded by the exons ATGTATTTTGTTCTCCTAGTGCTGTCTTTCACAATCATCTTTCTTTTTAATCTCTTTAAACCAAGAAATCCAAAGAAAACTACTCCCTTCCCACCAGGTCCTAAAGGGCTTCCGTTGATCGGGAACTTGCTTGAAATCGACACAGTACATCCCCATATCTACCTCCACGAACTCGCGAAAAAGTATGGCCCCCTCATGTCGCTGAGATTCGGGTTCCGACCCACGATCGTAATTTCTTCTGCAAGAGTTGCCAAAATAGCCTTGAAAAATAATGACCTAGCACTCGCAGGCAGGCCTCCACTTATTGGCTTACAAAAGTATTCTTACAATGGCAAGGATATTGCTTTCTCTAATTACGACGAAACTTGGAGGGAAATGAGGAAACTGAGCGTGATTCATCTGTTTAGCGTTAAACAGGTGGTGTCATTTCTCCCTATTCGAAAGAACGAAGTTTCGCACATGATTAAAGATATGAGAAAGAGATCCAATTCGTCTGAGGTGATAAACTTGAGCCAGGCTGCGTTTTTTTTAACTAATAGGATCATATGTCGAGCAGGATTCGGGAAAGAGTACGATGAATTGGGTAAAAGAAAATTCGGTCAAGTGTttaaagaagctcagaaacTATCAAAAGCCTTCTGTTTTGGTGATTATTTTCCTTTATTGGGTTGGATTGATAAATTAACTGGGATAATTTCGAGACTCGACAAGAATGTTAGGgatttggatattttttttgaagaactTATAGAAGATCATCTTGATCCGAATCGGCCAGAGTCAATGAAAGGGGACATTCTTGATTTGATGATTAAGTTGAAACAGGGTCAAGAAGCTTCAGTTCCTATTGAATGGGAAAATATCAAGGGAATTCTCATg AATGTTTTCATCGGTGGAACCGATACAAGTGCATCGTCGATAGTTTGGGCCATGACGGCTCTCATCAAGAAACCCCAAGCAATGAAGAAAGCACAAGAAGAAGTCCGAAACATAGTAGGAGCCAAAGGTAATGTAGATGAAGATGATATCCAAAATCTTCCTTATCTAAAAGCAATCATCAAAGAAGTACTAAGATTGTTTCCTCCAATTCCAATCTCCGTCCCAAGAGAAACCATGGAAAAGTGCACGATAGATGGGTACGAAATCCCGGAAAAAACCATGGCGTATGTGAATTTTCATGCGATCGCTTTAGATCCCGAATATTGGGAAAACCCTACTGAATTTATGCCCGATCGATTCTTGAACAGTACTATCGATTACAAGGGGCAGGATTTCGGGTTTCTCCCGTTCGGATCAGGTAGAAGAGGATGCCCTGGGATGAATTTTGGTATCGCAACTGTGGAGCTCGCACTTGCCAATCTTCTCTACTCACTTGACTGGGAGTTGCCCCATGGAATGAAGGAAGAAGACGTTGACATGGAAGTGTCTCCTGGAATTACAACTTCCAAGAAAAACGATCTTTGCCTTGTGGGAAAATGTTATAAGTATAAGAATTAA